In Labilibaculum sp. DW002, one DNA window encodes the following:
- a CDS encoding flotillin family protein, whose translation MGEYVVFLFAAAAIFIFVMIVSFFKRYKRCPSDRILVVYGKVGKGVGTESRSAKCIHGGAAFIWPVIQDYAFLDLTPISIEINLTNALSKQNIRVDVPSRFTVGISTESGVMTNAAERLLGLSQDDISNLAKDIIFGQLRLVVATMDIEEINSNRDKFLAAVSSNVEAELNKIGLKLINVNVTDINDESGYIQALGKEAAAKAINDAKKSVAEKNRDGSIGEANAHQEQRVQVAAADASAVEGENTAKITVANSDASRREKEAEAERLASAAEKVTQARALEEAYAAEQLAENARATRDKATQTANIVVPAEIDKQKIEIAAEAIAEQTRRHAKGEADAIFMKMEAEGKGTYEILSKQAEGFDKLVQAAGDDAKDAVMLMIADKLPELVATQVEAIKNIKIDKVTVWENGGGKDGKTSTANFMQGMMGSIPPMEELFKMAGMELPTYLGKKVEGDDTVAFEDVSDKEDKTEE comes from the coding sequence ATGGGAGAATATGTAGTTTTTCTTTTTGCCGCAGCGGCAATTTTCATCTTTGTGATGATCGTTTCGTTTTTTAAACGTTACAAAAGATGTCCATCCGATCGAATATTGGTTGTGTATGGTAAAGTTGGTAAAGGGGTTGGAACAGAATCTCGTTCAGCAAAATGTATTCATGGTGGAGCTGCCTTTATTTGGCCAGTTATTCAAGATTATGCATTTTTAGATTTAACACCAATTTCAATTGAAATTAATTTAACGAATGCCTTAAGTAAGCAGAACATTCGTGTTGATGTTCCTTCACGATTTACTGTTGGTATTTCTACAGAGTCAGGGGTAATGACCAATGCTGCAGAGCGCTTGTTAGGTTTATCTCAAGATGATATCAGTAACCTGGCGAAAGATATTATTTTCGGTCAGTTGCGTTTGGTTGTTGCAACCATGGATATTGAGGAAATCAATAGCAACCGGGATAAATTCCTTGCAGCAGTATCATCTAATGTGGAAGCTGAATTGAATAAGATTGGTTTGAAGCTGATCAATGTGAACGTAACCGATATCAACGATGAGTCGGGATACATTCAGGCTTTGGGTAAGGAAGCAGCTGCAAAAGCGATAAATGATGCTAAGAAAAGTGTTGCTGAGAAAAACCGTGATGGTTCGATTGGTGAGGCAAATGCACATCAGGAACAACGTGTACAGGTTGCTGCAGCCGATGCTTCGGCAGTAGAAGGAGAGAATACAGCGAAAATTACGGTAGCTAATTCCGATGCTAGTAGAAGAGAGAAAGAAGCGGAAGCAGAACGTTTGGCTTCAGCTGCTGAGAAAGTAACTCAGGCGCGTGCTTTAGAGGAAGCTTATGCTGCTGAACAATTGGCTGAAAATGCTCGTGCAACTCGTGATAAAGCAACACAGACTGCTAATATTGTGGTACCTGCTGAGATTGATAAACAAAAAATTGAGATTGCTGCTGAGGCGATTGCTGAGCAAACCCGTCGTCATGCAAAAGGTGAGGCAGATGCGATTTTCATGAAAATGGAAGCAGAAGGTAAGGGTACTTATGAAATTTTGAGCAAGCAAGCGGAAGGTTTTGACAAGCTAGTTCAAGCTGCTGGCGACGATGCTAAAGATGCAGTAATGTTAATGATTGCTGATAAATTACCGGAATTAGTTGCGACTCAAGTAGAAGCGATTAAAAACATCAAGATTGATAAGGTTACCGTTTGGGAAAATGGTGGTGGAAAAGATGGAAAAACATCTACAGCCAACTTTATGCAAGGAATGATGGGATCTATACCTCCAATGGAAGAGCTTTTCAAAATGGCTGGAATGGAATTACCAACTTATCTTGGTAAAAAAGTAGAAGGTGACGATACGGTAGCTTTCGAAGATGTTTCGGATAAAGAAGACAAAACAGAAGAGTAG